The Christiangramia forsetii KT0803 DNA segment TATTGAAAAAGCCAGTCTAAACGAAGTTAGAAACAAGTTGAAATTCCTTCAGGATCGGGATAATTTTACTCTAAACTAAAAGTTTCCACTTTGTCCCAATTGCTTCTCACATCTATAGTGTCTTGATAATAAAGGATTCTTTCCGGATGACGTTTCTGAAGGTAACTTCCGGTGTCCCATTTCATATTCGCATTGGCATCATAAATCACACGGACTAAAAAATCTCCCGGATTAAGGAAATCAAAAGTGAATTTACCGGAGTTTTCAGAATATTGTTCGGCCAAAACCTCTCCTTTTGTATTAGTTAGCTGTACTATAATTGGATAAGATTTAATATTCTGAATATCTAAAACTATCCTCCCGTAATCTGCAGTTGCCTTAGTTCGTACACTCTGAACAATTGTATCGTTGGTATCCTGAAAAAGATCGGTGATAGCCCCGGGAAATGCTGAAATCTGATAATTATTATCCGGGGTTTTATCGAATTTTAAAACCACTTCATTCTTCATCGGAAAGAATTCGGTTGTAAAAGGAACTTCTGAAGAATCCTTGTCAATTACTTTTATAAATTCATCTTTATGTTCTACAATTGGCGTGTTAGCCATGAATTTAAAATCTTTATTTATTCCGCCAGATTCTGTACTTACTGCCAGGGAATCTCTATCTAAAGTTCCCAATCTGGCAAGCAATAAGGTGTCTCTGGTTTTAGGCGTGGTGACTTCAAAGACAACACTATCCAGTTCAGGTTTTATATTATACCAGTAATAAAGGCTATCTGTTTTAGGATCTTTTACCATGCGGTAATCAAAACCTTGGGGTGTAGTTGAAAGCACTTTGATATCAAGACTGTCCAGATCCACAGTACCTTCGTAACCAAAAAGAATTTGATTTCCTTTAAAATGGGAAGGCCGTTTAGGGTCAAATTCCAGTTCTTCCTTAAAAACTGTGATATCGTACGTACTGTCTGTTGGAATGGTGACATTTTCAGCAATAAATCCTATTTTTTCGCTTTTAGGATTGTAAAGATAATTCCCGTTATTATCCATAATGCCTACCATTTTATAGGTTCCGGCTTTTAAATTTTCAAGAGAAAAAGTAAATGTGCTATCTTGAGAATAGGTTACATACCTTGGAGTTTCCTTATAAACTATAGAATCTGTATAAGTAGAATCTACTTCATATAGCATAATAGAAACAGGCTCAGCGGGAGCTTTGAGTTTAGCATCTTTTACGGTGCCTGAAACCATAAGCGAATCTATATAATCTCCCGTTGAAAAAACGTATTTAAAGTAATCGTAGGGATTTGCTTCATTGTTGTCTACAATGCTTCTTCCAAAATTTATAGCGTACGTTGTATTTTCTTCCAGTGTATCAAAGATCTCGATCTTAATGTCTTTTCTGGCGGTCCCCAAAGGCATAATACTTGGTTTGGGGGTCATTGGTGGAGAAACAATGATCTGCTGTTGAGGTTTGTCTAATTTTATATATTCATCAAAATAGATCCTAATCTCCTTTTTGTCAAACTGAGTGCTATAATTTTCAGGATTCGCGCGAATAAATTTTGGAGCTTCTTCATCTATCGGGCCTCCTTCGGGCATTCCTTTTTTAGCACACTGCACCATGGTAAAAAGCAAGATCAAAACGATTAAAAATCCGGGTACTTTTTTTATCATCAGTTACTTTTATATTTTTTTAATGCAATTTGTACATTATCATTTCGATTAACAGGCAAACCATATGGCTCCATTTATTGATGAAACTGAAATCTTTCAACAAAGAAACAATTATTTTAAATTACAACGCAAAGCTTAGTCGGTAATTGCCATAGTTGCAATGCTAATTTCTACTTCCTGTGCCTCGTATAATTTTAGGACACAGGCTTCCAGGGTTGCCCCGGTAGTTACAAGATCGTCTACCAAAAGTATATGCTTGCCCCTTATTTTTTCTGAATTTTGAACCAGCAAGGTATCTTTTAACTTACCCCATCTTGAAAGTCTGTCTTTTAAAGTTTGCGTTTGGGTAGCACTTATTTTTAAGAGAATATCATCAGCGTATTCGGCATTTAGAGATAAGGCCAGTTCTTTTGCAAAATCTTCTACCTGATTATAACCTCTTTGTATCAACTTTGATTTATGAAGGGGAACAGGAATGATCATATCAATTTCACCAAACCAGTCAGAGTCTGCAAGTTCCTTTCCCAACCATTGGCCAAAGTAGGTTCCAATCTCACGGTAACCTCGGTATTTAAGATCATGAATTAACTGTTGCACTCCAGCTTTTTTCCGAAAATGCAATAATGCCGTAGCTTTTTCTATCTTTACTCTGCCATAAAATACTTTTATTACAGGGTTCTCGTTATCAAGGTGGTAACTTGTAATTGGCAGATCATGGAGACAAGAAGTACAGATGAGTTCTTCATTCTTCAATAATTCAGCGTCACAAATGTGACATACGCTTGGATAAAGAAGATTGATGAAATCGTGAAACATTTGTTAATGGCTTGTACCATACTTGGTTAAACATCTAAATTTACGAACTAAATTAAACTTATGATGACAGAAAAAAAGAACAATACCGCATTGAAGATCTTAACCGGTATTCTTGCTGTAGCCCTGGTTGCGC contains these protein-coding regions:
- a CDS encoding ComF family protein, translating into MFHDFINLLYPSVCHICDAELLKNEELICTSCLHDLPITSYHLDNENPVIKVFYGRVKIEKATALLHFRKKAGVQQLIHDLKYRGYREIGTYFGQWLGKELADSDWFGEIDMIIPVPLHKSKLIQRGYNQVEDFAKELALSLNAEYADDILLKISATQTQTLKDRLSRWGKLKDTLLVQNSEKIRGKHILLVDDLVTTGATLEACVLKLYEAQEVEISIATMAITD
- a CDS encoding Ig-like domain-containing protein encodes the protein MIKKVPGFLIVLILLFTMVQCAKKGMPEGGPIDEEAPKFIRANPENYSTQFDKKEIRIYFDEYIKLDKPQQQIIVSPPMTPKPSIMPLGTARKDIKIEIFDTLEENTTYAINFGRSIVDNNEANPYDYFKYVFSTGDYIDSLMVSGTVKDAKLKAPAEPVSIMLYEVDSTYTDSIVYKETPRYVTYSQDSTFTFSLENLKAGTYKMVGIMDNNGNYLYNPKSEKIGFIAENVTIPTDSTYDITVFKEELEFDPKRPSHFKGNQILFGYEGTVDLDSLDIKVLSTTPQGFDYRMVKDPKTDSLYYWYNIKPELDSVVFEVTTPKTRDTLLLARLGTLDRDSLAVSTESGGINKDFKFMANTPIVEHKDEFIKVIDKDSSEVPFTTEFFPMKNEVVLKFDKTPDNNYQISAFPGAITDLFQDTNDTIVQSVRTKATADYGRIVLDIQNIKSYPIIVQLTNTKGEVLAEQYSENSGKFTFDFLNPGDFLVRVIYDANANMKWDTGSYLQKRHPERILYYQDTIDVRSNWDKVETFSLE